The DNA sequence tttgatgtgcaagtctcatgcaagtctacccaggggtgtgaggtatgggctgttaacctaattgaacatttcaaagggtacattgtttaaaggaccatagaagaaatatttattgatggtaattagacctgagggggtaacaatgggatcagggagtgttttgggttggcctagcggaggctccctcctgtggggctaatatatcaggggggcttgttgatatgcaggaatgtaggtattccaagggctcaaaagggtgttctgtttatctaattaatatatctaaaggggacttgttgatgttgatatgcgggagtgcaaattggggtggttcacggctgttcaagtcctaaattggaacggccaatcaaattgctcagccattcaatatttagtgaatataacacggcattcagtctataggtttagtaagtgaggcttgtgtgtggaagttaggcttgtctgtatgggggaagtgaggcttgtctgtgtatgcacactcagacctaagaagatgggtttctgaattatatttcctctgtcggatttctttgtcatctgtggactttggactttgttctgtgttggaagtcaataaagtgcatctctctggaagaattgggttgctgcggaagagtacttattaattatcatatcacccaatatacattaatatactcgatcactacactggtgccgtgacccgttctttgaacttatacccgatcactacactggtgccatgaagtgaccagaagagcattttcggacttaatagcagaagtcggtggtgacaacaatcctgtgaggtgacaGAAGACCGTGAGGACCCAGGAAGGAAGTTCTAGGAAACCTAACAATTGGTAAGTGTGCcttgttcattatttttttttctgaaattgtttttttttttttttttttttgtcattatattCTTCACAATGGCTTTGGCTGTGTCTGGCGGTGACAATAGCACTAAGGGAGAGGATGTGAATATATGGCTGCTAAATTATATAAAAAGTCATGGGGGGCCTTATGAGATTCCCCAAGAATATAGACAGTCATGGGATTTAATGAAATGTTTTTTATCCGATAATGTCTTTGATAAGAAAACTAAAGAAAAGAAACGTAAGGGTATCATTATTCAGGGACTACTGTCTTGTTGTACAGAATTAATAGAGGAGATTAaggaaaaaaagcagaaaattCTAGAACAGACTCAGAGATATGAGGAAATGGAGAAAGGGTTGAATGAGAGGATATCAGATCTCAGGTTGCACGCTATCACTACTGGGGAGGCATTGATTGAAAAGGCAAAATTATGTGATGATTTAAGTCGGGTAAATGAGGAATTGTCAGTAAAAATACAAATTGTTGAGAAACAGTTGGAGGAGTGTAAACATGCTGCTAACATTGCTTTTGATAAATTGGTAGAAAAATCAAGTTACACGCATCAAAATGATACCTCTAAAATAAAGCCTGATGCCAAAGATTATAAGCCAATATATCCTTGGGATGAGTTACATGCAGCCCCATGCATACCAGCAGCTCCTACCACTACAACAACTGTATTGAACACTGACGATTCAAGTGAAATTAAATTGATTACAAAACAACTAAAGCCACAGGAGATGGAAGCTATTATAAGGGAGATAGGTCAGGTACCCCGCTATGATGTAAACAGGTTCATGAAATGGTTCTGTGATTTGCAGAGAGTCAGAGACACATACAACTTGAATGTGGAGGACCTAACTAGAATCTTGCAGAAAAGTGTAGGTAACGGATTGTGGGCACGGATTTTGCAAAATTGTGGCCAGCGTCATAAAACTAAGGATGTTTTAAAGGAACTATTGAAAGCATTGTATGGTGTGACGACAAATGTGTGCTTGTCAGGAAAAATCAGGCAAATGAAGGATGAATGCCCATATGAACTTGCAGATAGAATTAGCATTGTGATGGGATATGTGATGACTGGGAATCCCGGTTTTGAGCGTGGTGGTTTGGTTCATAGGGCAATGTTATTAGAAGCATTGGATGGTGATGTCAGGGAAGGCATTTTATCTGTTACACCTGATCCTAGCGATTATAGTGATATTTTGTTAAGAGCGGATAATGGGTGgaggagaaagtgcagagaggaCAGTCTTGCGGTTGATGCAGCTAGAACTTTTAGAGTCGAGGGTCAGCAAAATAGAGATGATTCAGGACCCTGGAGAGGAAGATCTTATaacacttcaggtagttataggaggCCAGAACCCAGAGGAAAGCCTAGTAAACAGCCTTGGGTGCCGTTTAGTGAAATAAGAAGTGAGAGAGATCGTTTGCAAGAGGAGCTATATAAGAtacaggaagaaatgaaaaaaaataaaagcaggagGGGTCAAAGTAGCAACAGTAGAAAAGGAAAGTGCTGTGTCTCCCTCTACCAGTCGTTGTTAGGGGTTCCGAGCCCCCCACGCCCCTTCCTGCCGATTCTTAACTGATTTAACATTAGACTCCTGGGGGCGGCCCACTGTTGATGTAACATTAGGGGGAACTCGTGTAAATGCGCTGTTAGATAGTGGGGCAGctattagttttagtaaatcagttgtCCCTGGAAATGAGAAAATTAAAATAACAGGTGTCACTGGACATTCCATTGAAGCTCCTTTTGTGCGTGGTGTTGAGATGCAAATAGGGGGAGAGAAGTGGAAGTGTGATGTTGTTTGTCAAAATCAGGACATAATTGGTGCTGATGTCTGTGTACAGCAGGGTCTGGTAGTTGATCTTGCAAACATGAAGTTGTGGATGATGCCTGAAAATGACGGATTGGGTCATGTGTGGCATCCTCCCATGGAATTGGTAACAGCAGCAGTAAAGCCCGTCGGTGTGTTACATGGAGATTGGGACCCCTGTTGGGATAGTCTAATGGGTGAATTTGAAGACATAATGGCTAAACATAAACAAGATTGTGGTAGGATGAATACAATGATTTTATTGGAAGGATTTGATCCGGCACCTCTCAAGCAATACCCAGTTCCAAAAGAGGCCATTAAACCTATAACAGAAGCTATAAAACAATTGGAGGCGCAAGGTACATTAAAAAGGGGTGCATCAATATGCAATTCGCCAGCCTGGCCAGTCATCAAACCTGATGGGTC is a window from the Aquarana catesbeiana isolate 2022-GZ linkage group LG03, ASM4218655v1, whole genome shotgun sequence genome containing:
- the LOC141131884 gene encoding uncharacterized protein codes for the protein MALAVSGGDNSTKGEDVNIWLLNYIKSHGGPYEIPQEYRQSWDLMKCFLSDNVFDKKTKEKKRKGIIIQGLLSCCTELIEEIKEKKQKILEQTQRYEEMEKGLNERISDLRLHAITTGEALIEKAKLCDDLSRVNEELSVKIQIVEKQLEECKHAANIAFDKLVEKSSYTHQNDTSKIKPDAKDYKPIYPWDELHAAPCIPAAPTTTTTVLNTDDSSEIKLITKQLKPQEMEAIIREIGQVPRYDVNRFMKWFCDLQRVRDTYNLNVEDLTRILQKSVGNGLWARILQNCGQRHKTKDVLKELLKALYGVTTNVCLSGKIRQMKDECPYELADRISIVMGYVMTGNPGFERGGLVHRAMLLEALDGDVREGILSVTPDPSDYSDILLRADNGWRRKCREDSLAVDAARTFRVEGQQNRDDSGPWRGRSYNTSGSYRRPEPRGKPSKQPWVPFSEIRSERDRLQEELYKIQEEMKKNKSRRGQSSNSRKGKCCVSLYQSLLGVPSPPRPFLPILN